A region of Sphingomonas crusticola DNA encodes the following proteins:
- the recJ gene encoding single-stranded-DNA-specific exonuclease RecJ, whose translation MTPALSVTRSILGQPWRWRGLEGERRDEGFAPDDLVTQLLLSRGVARDALERHRIPTIRGFMPDPSIFRDMDVAAERLAAAVLEKEPVTIFGDYDVDGATSAALLIRLLRDLGLDPQAYIPDRLMEGYGPSGEALVRIARGGARLIVTVDCGAQAFDALDMAAAEGVDVIVVDHHKCASELPKAFALVNPNRLDEEEGAAHGHLAAVGVAFLLGAALIRTLRARGWFADRPEPRLIDLLDLVALGTVADVAQLRGLNRAFVAQGLKVMAQGRNIGLTALARAAGLTKAVTCTDLGFALGPRINAGGRVGKADLGVRLLTTTSESEAEEIATELDRLNVERRAIETAVTEAAEAMVHTQGNRAVAIMSGPGWHPGVIGIVAGRLKEKLGRPAIVIAIDGNGIGKGSGRSISGVDLGAAVLAAKDLGLLIAGGGHAMAAGLTVAADKIEALADFLDQRLANDVALSRDDRALLLDAVLSCGGVAPALVEALEAGGPYGAGWPSPRVAAGPVRVIKCDVVGNGHVRAVVAGEDGRSIKTIAFRQAESALGQALLGAGPHRRLWLAGRARIDLWNGGGQAELHIDDAAWAD comes from the coding sequence ATGACGCCCGCGCTCTCCGTGACCCGCTCAATCCTCGGCCAGCCATGGCGCTGGCGCGGGCTGGAAGGCGAGCGCCGCGACGAGGGATTCGCACCCGATGATCTGGTGACGCAATTGCTGCTGTCACGCGGCGTTGCGCGCGACGCGCTCGAACGGCATCGCATCCCCACGATCCGCGGCTTCATGCCCGATCCCTCCATCTTCCGCGACATGGACGTCGCGGCCGAGCGGCTTGCCGCCGCCGTGCTGGAGAAAGAGCCGGTCACGATCTTCGGCGATTATGACGTCGATGGCGCCACCTCCGCCGCCCTGCTGATCCGTCTGCTGCGCGATCTCGGCCTCGATCCGCAGGCCTATATCCCCGACCGGCTGATGGAGGGTTACGGCCCTTCGGGAGAAGCTCTGGTCAGGATCGCGCGCGGCGGGGCGCGGCTGATCGTCACGGTCGATTGCGGCGCACAGGCATTTGACGCGCTCGACATGGCCGCGGCGGAAGGCGTGGACGTGATCGTGGTCGATCATCATAAATGCGCGTCCGAGCTGCCCAAGGCGTTCGCGCTGGTGAATCCGAACCGGCTGGATGAGGAGGAAGGGGCGGCCCACGGCCACCTCGCCGCGGTCGGCGTCGCCTTCCTGCTGGGGGCGGCCCTCATCCGCACCTTGCGCGCGCGCGGCTGGTTCGCCGACCGGCCCGAGCCGCGCCTTATCGACCTGCTTGACCTGGTGGCCCTGGGCACGGTCGCCGATGTTGCCCAGCTCAGGGGGCTCAATCGCGCCTTCGTCGCGCAAGGGCTCAAGGTAATGGCACAGGGCCGCAATATCGGCCTGACGGCGCTGGCCCGCGCCGCGGGCCTGACCAAGGCGGTGACCTGCACCGATCTCGGCTTTGCGCTCGGCCCGCGCATCAATGCCGGCGGCCGCGTCGGCAAGGCCGATCTCGGCGTGCGGCTGCTCACCACCACCAGCGAAAGCGAGGCGGAGGAGATCGCGACCGAACTCGACCGCCTCAACGTGGAACGCCGCGCGATTGAAACCGCGGTGACCGAAGCCGCCGAAGCAATGGTGCACACGCAAGGCAATCGCGCGGTGGCGATCATGTCCGGTCCAGGCTGGCATCCCGGCGTGATCGGCATCGTCGCCGGCCGCCTCAAGGAAAAGCTCGGCCGCCCGGCGATCGTCATCGCGATCGATGGCAACGGCATCGGCAAGGGCTCGGGCCGATCCATTTCCGGCGTCGATCTAGGCGCGGCGGTGCTCGCGGCCAAGGATCTGGGCCTGCTCATCGCTGGCGGCGGCCATGCGATGGCAGCGGGACTGACGGTCGCCGCCGACAAGATCGAAGCGCTCGCCGACTTCCTCGACCAGCGCCTTGCCAACGACGTCGCCCTATCGCGCGACGACCGCGCTTTGCTGCTCGACGCGGTGCTGAGCTGCGGCGGTGTCGCACCGGCACTCGTCGAGGCGCTGGAAGCCGGCGGCCCCTATGGCGCGGGCTGGCCGAGCCCGCGCGTCGCCGCTGGGCCGGTGCGCGTGATCAAATGCGATGTCGTCGGCAATGGCCATGTGCGCGCGGTCGTGGCGGGCGAGGACGGGCGCTCGATCAAGACGATCGCGTTCCGCCAGGCCGAAAGCGCGCTCGGCCAGGCCCTGTTGGGCGCAGGCCCGCATCGCCGCCTGTGGCTGGCCGGACGCGCCCGCATCGATCTGTGGAACGGCGGCGGCCAGGCGGAATTGCATATTGATGACGCCGCCTGGGCAGATTGA
- a CDS encoding inorganic phosphate transporter, producing the protein MAHIPILLLFGLIGIALLFDLLNGLHDAANSIATVVSTRVLSPQVAVFWAAFFNFIAFLVFNHSVAHTIGKGTISIDVIDAQVIFGALMGAITWNLVTWGLGIPSSSSHALIGGLIGAGTAKGGMAAIIWSGVGKTVAAIFLSPLIGMGLALIMVLITSWLFVRQTPAAADRLFRKLQLVSAAAYSLGHGGNDAQKTMGIITVLLYSQGMLSGEWHIPLWVVISCQAAMGIGTLVGGWRIVHTMGSKITRLTPTQGFCAETGGAITLALATIGGIPVSTTHTITGAIVGVGAARRMSAVRWSVASSIVVAWFVTLPAAALVGAAFYELTRLF; encoded by the coding sequence TTGGCGCATATCCCCATCTTACTGCTGTTCGGACTGATCGGCATTGCCTTGCTGTTCGACCTGCTGAACGGGCTGCACGACGCCGCCAATTCGATCGCCACCGTCGTTTCAACGCGCGTGCTCAGCCCGCAGGTCGCGGTGTTCTGGGCCGCCTTCTTCAATTTCATCGCTTTCCTGGTGTTCAACCACAGCGTCGCCCACACGATCGGCAAGGGCACCATCTCGATCGACGTGATCGACGCGCAGGTGATCTTCGGCGCGCTGATGGGCGCAATCACGTGGAATCTGGTGACCTGGGGCCTCGGCATACCGTCCTCGTCCAGCCATGCGCTGATCGGCGGTTTGATCGGCGCGGGCACGGCCAAGGGCGGCATGGCCGCGATCATCTGGTCGGGCGTCGGCAAGACGGTGGCGGCGATCTTCCTGTCGCCGCTGATCGGGATGGGCTTGGCGCTGATCATGGTGCTGATCACCAGCTGGCTATTCGTGCGTCAGACGCCGGCCGCCGCCGACCGGCTGTTCCGAAAGCTGCAGCTGGTTTCGGCCGCCGCCTATTCGCTCGGCCATGGCGGCAATGACGCCCAGAAGACGATGGGGATCATCACCGTCCTGCTCTACTCGCAGGGCATGCTGTCGGGCGAATGGCATATCCCCTTGTGGGTCGTGATCTCCTGCCAGGCGGCGATGGGCATCGGCACGCTCGTTGGCGGCTGGCGCATTGTCCATACGATGGGATCGAAGATCACACGCCTGACGCCGACCCAGGGCTTCTGCGCAGAGACCGGCGGCGCGATCACGCTGGCGCTGGCGACGATCGGCGGTATCCCGGTTTCGACCACGCATACCATTACCGGCGCGATCGTCGGCGTCGGCGCGGCGCGGCGCATGTCGGCGGTGCGCTGGAGCGTCGCCTCCAGCATCGTCGTCGCCTGGTTCGTGACCCTGCCGGCGGCGGCTTTGGTCGGCGCGGCTTTTTACGAGCTGACCCGGCTGTTCTGA